One region of Lampris incognitus isolate fLamInc1 chromosome 4, fLamInc1.hap2, whole genome shotgun sequence genomic DNA includes:
- the LOC130111432 gene encoding hatching enzyme 1.2-like has protein sequence MTSALLFLLLSLMSSAVFSLPPGATNKMGGTKENLIDESEESSVSDMIEAVNANLGNVRGGPRIIYGDIAMSTSSRNAVPCTAKGCKWRKYGRYVYVPVFISYSYSRAERNVIIRALVSFHRTSCIRFVWRKRQRDYIYFYPGNGCWSRLGRQGRWQLISLQKRGCVNHGTVQHEVLHALGFHHEQVRSDRDRYVTIKTENILPGREHNFRKVQTNNLATPYDYNSVMHYGRYAFSKARGRLPTIVPKPNPNVSIGGARAMSRNDINRVNRLYQCW, from the exons ATGACCTcggctctcctcttcctcctcctttcgCTCATGAGCAGCGCTGTCTTCTCCCTTCCTCCG GGGGCGACCAACAAAATGGGTGGAACCAAAGAGAATCTAATAG ATGAAAGTGAGGAGTCAAGTGTCTCAGACATGATCGAGGCAGTAAATGCTAACCTGG GAAATGTCCGGGGAGGCCCTCGCATCATTTACGGTGACATCGCCATGAGTACCAGCTCACGAAACGCAGTTCCATGCACAGCCAAAGGCTGCAAGTGGCGAAAATATGGCCGTTATGTCTACGTGCCCGTCTTTATCTCTTATTCATACT CCAGGGCCGAACGCAACGTCATCATCCGAGCCCTGGTATCCTTCCACAGAACGAGCTGCATTCGCTTTGTGTGGCGGAAAAGACAAAGGGACTACATCTATTTCTACCCAGGCAATGG gtgCTGGTCCCGTCTGGGCCGTCAAGGTAGATGGCAGTTAATCTCTCTTCAGAAGCGGGGATGTGTGAACCATGGAACGGTCCAACATGAGGTGCTCCACGCCCTGGGTTTCCACCACGAGCAGGTCCGCTCAGACAGGGACCGATATGTCACCATCAAAACGGAGAACATCCTGCCAG GAAGAGAGCATAACTTTAGGAAGGTGCAGACAAATAACCTAGCTACACCCTATGACTACAACTCTGTCATGCACTACGGCag ATACGCATTCTCTAAGGCCCGTGGCAGACTGCCCACCATCGTCCCAAAGCCCAACCCCAATGTCAGCATTGGAGGAGCCCGAGCAATGAGCCGAAATGACATTAACCGTGTCAACAGGCTCTACCAATGCT